Proteins from one Amycolatopsis benzoatilytica AK 16/65 genomic window:
- a CDS encoding MFS transporter — translation MAERRTYSIAELGPRYKWIALSNTTLGMLIATINSSIVLIALPDIFKGIGINPLEPSNTSYLLWMIMGFLVVTAVLVVAFGRLGDMYGRARMYNLGFAVFTVSSIMLAITWFQGDAAALWLIGWRIVQGVGGAFLMANSSAILTDAFPANQRGLALGMNGVAAIAGSFLGLVVGGVLAPVDWNLIFLVSVPFGVIGTVWAYLKLHDTGVRKHAKMDWWGNITFAVGLIAVLVGITYGIQPYGTSQTGWGSPMVLSCLIGGIAVLIAFVIIETKVDNPLFRLSLFKIRSFSWGNLANLTASLGRGGLQFVLIIWLQGIWLPQHGYTFEQTPLWAGIYMLPLTIGFLVSAPTSGILSDRIGSRLLASGGLVITALTFLLLTFLPVDFNYWAFAAILLLNGIGMGMFSSPNRAEVMNSLPADSRGSGAGMMTTFQNAAMVLSIGFFFSLIIAGLSDNLPGAMSRGLIQHGVPEAAAQQVAHLPAVAVLFAAFLGYNPIQQLLGPQLHNLPADQASFLTGRSFFPNLISGPFQDGLAVAFGFAIVVCLIGAVASLLCKDVKKSPESVGEELAAVAGESGGGPSELVSPRSDR, via the coding sequence GTGGCGGAGCGCAGGACGTATTCGATCGCGGAGCTGGGCCCGCGGTACAAGTGGATCGCGCTGTCCAACACGACGCTCGGGATGCTGATCGCGACGATCAACTCGTCGATCGTGCTGATCGCGCTGCCGGACATCTTCAAGGGCATCGGCATCAACCCGCTGGAGCCGTCCAACACCAGCTACCTGCTGTGGATGATCATGGGCTTCCTCGTGGTCACCGCGGTGCTGGTAGTGGCGTTCGGCCGGCTGGGCGACATGTACGGCCGGGCCCGGATGTACAACCTCGGCTTCGCCGTCTTCACGGTTTCCTCGATCATGCTGGCCATCACCTGGTTCCAGGGCGACGCGGCCGCGCTGTGGCTGATCGGCTGGCGGATCGTGCAGGGCGTGGGCGGCGCCTTCCTGATGGCCAACTCGTCGGCGATCCTCACCGACGCCTTCCCGGCGAACCAGCGCGGCCTCGCGCTCGGCATGAACGGCGTCGCGGCGATCGCCGGCTCGTTCCTCGGCCTGGTGGTCGGCGGCGTGCTGGCCCCGGTCGACTGGAACCTGATCTTCCTGGTGTCGGTGCCGTTCGGCGTGATCGGCACGGTCTGGGCGTACCTGAAGCTGCACGACACCGGCGTCCGCAAGCACGCGAAGATGGACTGGTGGGGCAACATCACCTTCGCGGTCGGCCTCATCGCGGTGCTGGTCGGCATCACCTACGGCATCCAGCCCTACGGCACGTCGCAGACCGGCTGGGGCAGCCCGATGGTGCTGTCCTGCCTGATCGGCGGGATCGCGGTGCTGATCGCGTTCGTGATCATCGAGACCAAGGTGGACAACCCGCTGTTCCGGTTGTCGCTGTTCAAGATCCGCTCGTTCAGCTGGGGCAACCTGGCGAACCTCACCGCCTCGCTCGGCCGCGGCGGGCTGCAGTTCGTGCTGATCATCTGGTTGCAGGGGATCTGGCTGCCGCAGCACGGCTACACCTTCGAGCAGACCCCGCTGTGGGCGGGTATCTACATGCTGCCGCTGACCATCGGCTTCCTGGTGTCCGCGCCGACGTCCGGCATCCTGTCCGACCGGATCGGCAGCCGGCTGCTGGCCTCCGGCGGCTTGGTCATCACCGCGCTGACCTTCCTGCTGCTGACGTTCCTGCCGGTGGACTTCAACTACTGGGCGTTCGCGGCGATCCTGCTGCTCAACGGCATCGGCATGGGCATGTTCTCCTCGCCCAACCGGGCCGAGGTGATGAACAGCCTGCCCGCCGATTCGCGCGGGTCCGGCGCGGGCATGATGACCACCTTCCAGAACGCGGCGATGGTGCTGTCGATCGGGTTCTTCTTCAGCCTGATCATCGCCGGGCTGTCCGACAACCTGCCGGGCGCGATGTCGCGGGGCCTGATCCAGCACGGCGTCCCGGAGGCGGCCGCACAGCAGGTCGCGCACCTGCCCGCGGTGGCGGTGCTCTTCGCGGCCTTCCTCGGCTACAACCCGATCCAGCAGCTGCTCGGCCCGCAGTTGCACAACCTGCCCGCCGACCAGGCGAGCTTCCTGACCGGGCGGAGCTTCTTCCCGAACCTGATCTCCGGCCCGTTCCAGGACGGCCTCGCGGTGGCGTTCGGCTTCGCGATCGTGGTGTGCCTGATCGGCGCGGTCGCCTCGCTGCTGTGCAAGGACGTGAAGAAGTCGCCGGAGTCGGTGGGCGAGGAACTGGCCGCGGTGGCCGGTGAATCCGGCGGCGGGCCGAGCGAGCTGGTTTCCCCGCGCAGCGACCGGTAA
- a CDS encoding NADPH-dependent FMN reductase, with product MTLRLAVVSGSTRPGRRAAQVAEWARAQAVAHLGDRAQVDLVDLADVGLPLLDEPVPAAIGGYRNEHTQRWAELVDAFDGFVFVTPEYNHSMPAALKNAIDFLFAEWRNKAAGFVSYGLNGGTRAVEHLRLTLAEVSVACVRSQVALGLFTDFVVTDPAEPGTFAPAGHHDAILARMLDELVDWSTALRGLRVPR from the coding sequence ATGACACTTCGCTTGGCTGTCGTCTCCGGCAGCACCCGCCCTGGCCGCCGGGCCGCTCAGGTCGCCGAATGGGCCCGCGCACAGGCCGTCGCTCACCTCGGCGACCGGGCCCAGGTGGACCTGGTCGACCTCGCCGACGTCGGCCTGCCGTTACTGGACGAACCAGTGCCGGCCGCGATCGGCGGCTACCGCAACGAGCACACCCAGCGCTGGGCCGAACTAGTCGACGCGTTCGACGGCTTCGTGTTCGTCACCCCGGAGTACAACCACTCGATGCCGGCCGCGCTCAAGAACGCGATCGACTTCCTGTTCGCCGAATGGCGGAACAAAGCCGCCGGTTTCGTCAGCTACGGCCTCAACGGCGGCACCCGCGCGGTGGAGCACCTGCGGCTCACGCTCGCCGAGGTCAGCGTCGCCTGCGTGCGCAGCCAGGTCGCGTTGGGGCTGTTCACCGACTTCGTCGTCACCGACCCGGCCGAGCCCGGCACGTTCGCTCCGGCCGGGCACCACGACGCGATCCTGGCCCGGATGCTGGACGAGCTCGTCGACTGGTCCACCGCGCTGCGCGGCCTGCGGGTCCCGCGGTGA
- a CDS encoding NAD(P)/FAD-dependent oxidoreductase → MGDLDRMDGGPRSAIVVGAGIVGLSTAWFLQERGVRVTVVDRAGIAAGSSWGNAGWLSPGLSIPLNEPAVLRYGLRSLLDRQAPLHVPATPDPRLWQFLARFAANCTNRSWTRAVRANLPFNEECLEAFDVLTSNGVEAPTIDAPITAMFETAGQAQALVAELNRLGDAGQPVSWTRLSGPALRERFPQVTDRIGAGIRIDGQRYVDPGRFAEALARAVVSRGGTIRHRFDVAAVRRHDHAYTVQSSNGRTVNANAVVLATGAWLGGLARKWGVRVPVRAGRGYSFTVPTDQPVPGPIYLPDIRVACTPYQGGLRVAGTMEFREPDDPLYPARVNAIIASARPLLKGLRWEERTDTWVGSRPVTADGRPVIGETGAPGLYVAGGHGMWGLTHSAVTGRLLAEQITTGKQPEALRPFDPLR, encoded by the coding sequence ATGGGCGATCTCGATCGGATGGACGGCGGGCCGCGGTCGGCGATCGTCGTCGGCGCGGGCATCGTCGGGTTGTCGACCGCCTGGTTCTTGCAGGAGCGTGGCGTGCGGGTCACTGTCGTCGACCGCGCGGGCATCGCCGCGGGCTCGTCCTGGGGCAACGCCGGCTGGCTTTCGCCCGGGCTTTCCATTCCGCTCAACGAACCCGCCGTCCTGCGCTACGGCCTGCGCTCGCTGCTCGACCGGCAGGCGCCGCTGCACGTCCCGGCCACACCGGACCCGCGGTTGTGGCAGTTCCTCGCCCGGTTCGCGGCGAACTGCACCAACCGGTCCTGGACCCGGGCTGTGCGCGCGAACCTGCCGTTCAACGAGGAATGCCTGGAAGCGTTCGACGTCCTGACCTCCAACGGCGTCGAAGCGCCCACCATCGACGCCCCGATCACCGCGATGTTCGAGACCGCCGGACAGGCGCAGGCGCTCGTCGCGGAGCTGAACCGGCTCGGCGACGCGGGACAGCCGGTCTCCTGGACCCGGCTCTCCGGTCCGGCACTGCGCGAACGCTTCCCGCAGGTCACCGACCGGATCGGGGCCGGCATCCGGATCGACGGGCAACGCTACGTCGACCCCGGCCGGTTCGCCGAAGCGCTCGCCCGGGCGGTGGTCAGCCGCGGCGGCACGATCCGGCACCGGTTCGACGTCGCGGCCGTGCGGCGGCACGACCACGCGTACACCGTGCAGTCGTCGAACGGCCGGACGGTCAACGCCAACGCGGTCGTTCTCGCCACCGGCGCGTGGCTGGGCGGATTGGCTCGAAAGTGGGGCGTGCGCGTCCCGGTGCGGGCCGGGCGCGGATACTCCTTCACCGTGCCGACTGATCAGCCGGTGCCCGGTCCGATCTACCTGCCCGACATCCGGGTCGCGTGCACGCCGTACCAAGGCGGCCTGCGGGTGGCCGGGACGATGGAGTTCCGCGAACCCGACGACCCGCTGTACCCCGCGCGCGTCAACGCGATCATCGCTTCGGCGCGGCCGCTGCTCAAGGGCCTGCGCTGGGAGGAACGCACCGACACGTGGGTCGGCTCGCGTCCGGTCACCGCCGACGGCCGCCCGGTGATCGGCGAGACCGGCGCGCCCGGCCTGTACGTCGCGGGCGGCCACGGCATGTGGGGCCTGACCCACAGCGCGGTCACCGGGCGGCTGCTGGCCGAGCAGATCACCACCGGGAAACAGCCGGAAGCCCTGCGCCCGTTCGACCCGTTGCGGTGA
- a CDS encoding MarR family transcriptional regulator yields MASETARRRRRTTVAVKDSLRELRNQLSLLNHQVGGRLKIKDADLDCLELISREGPLSPSALARRAGLHPATVTGILDRLERGSWVVRERDPAATDRRAVTVRAVAGRAQEVFRQYAGMNSALDELCAGYTEEELALIAGFLRRTTELGRGVTDELASQ; encoded by the coding sequence ATGGCTTCCGAAACGGCGCGCCGCCGCCGACGTACGACAGTGGCGGTCAAGGACTCGCTTCGGGAGCTGCGCAATCAACTGTCGTTGCTGAACCATCAGGTCGGCGGCCGACTGAAAATCAAGGACGCCGACCTGGACTGCCTGGAGCTGATCTCGCGCGAGGGCCCGCTGAGCCCGAGTGCGCTGGCCCGCCGAGCGGGCCTGCACCCGGCGACGGTGACCGGCATCCTCGACCGGCTGGAGCGGGGCAGCTGGGTGGTGCGGGAGCGAGACCCCGCAGCGACGGACCGCCGCGCGGTCACGGTGCGCGCGGTGGCCGGGCGGGCGCAGGAGGTGTTCCGGCAGTACGCCGGGATGAACTCCGCGCTGGACGAGCTGTGCGCGGGCTACACCGAGGAGGAACTGGCCCTGATCGCCGGGTTTCTGCGACGGACGACGGAGCTGGGGCGAGGAGTGACGGACGAGCTCGCCAGCCAGTGA
- a CDS encoding DUF1737 domain-containing protein — protein MNTPPNGLPVYRVLTGPDDAAFCHRVSEALALGYRLHEGPSVTFNGEHVIVAQAVLWPVD, from the coding sequence ATGAACACTCCCCCGAACGGACTTCCGGTCTACCGCGTTCTCACCGGCCCCGACGACGCGGCGTTCTGCCACCGGGTCAGCGAGGCCCTCGCGCTGGGCTACCGCCTGCACGAGGGCCCCTCGGTGACTTTCAACGGCGAGCACGTCATCGTCGCGCAAGCGGTGCTCTGGCCAGTCGACTGA
- a CDS encoding FAD-binding oxidoreductase has protein sequence MLIDDLRTVLPDDRIVQDPDVLRGYAHDEAEWAPYGEPAVLVRPHTADEVQAVVRQCIKHRTPLVPRGAGTGLSGGANALSGCVVLSTDRLTAIKEIDPVERLAVVEPGVVNDDLRAACADHGLWYPPDPASSPWSTIGGNVATNAGGVCCVKYGVTRDYVLGLQVVTGTGELVRLGRRTAKGVAGYDLAGLMVGSEGTLGVLTEVTVRLRAKRPAEATVAGYFDSTVAAGEAAAAIRAAGVVPSALELVDRHCLAAVDAWKNMGLSADANVVLLGRSDVPGGHETAVMLECFEKAGATWAAQSTDQEEADALFAARRLAYPALERLGPVLTEDVCVPTHLVPEMLARIDLAAERHDTQIANIAHIGDGNLHPLLITPTGDDEAQRRAQAAFDDIVADALELGGTVTGEHGVGLLKQSGLARELGPAVLDLHRAVKEALDPHRILNPGKVFGGPAQR, from the coding sequence ATGCTGATCGACGACCTGCGCACTGTCCTGCCAGACGACCGGATCGTGCAGGACCCAGATGTGCTGCGCGGCTACGCGCACGACGAAGCCGAGTGGGCCCCTTACGGCGAACCGGCGGTGCTGGTCCGACCGCATACCGCGGACGAAGTGCAGGCGGTCGTGCGGCAGTGCATCAAGCACCGCACGCCGTTGGTGCCGCGCGGCGCGGGGACTGGATTGTCCGGCGGCGCGAACGCGCTGTCCGGCTGTGTCGTGCTGAGCACCGACCGGCTGACCGCGATCAAAGAGATCGACCCGGTCGAAAGGCTCGCCGTGGTCGAACCCGGTGTGGTCAATGACGATCTCCGGGCGGCCTGCGCCGACCACGGGCTGTGGTATCCGCCGGACCCGGCCAGTTCGCCGTGGTCGACGATCGGCGGCAACGTCGCCACCAACGCGGGCGGCGTCTGCTGTGTCAAATACGGGGTGACCCGCGATTACGTGCTGGGGCTGCAAGTCGTCACCGGCACCGGCGAGCTGGTCCGGCTCGGCAGGCGCACCGCGAAGGGCGTCGCCGGGTACGACCTCGCCGGGCTGATGGTCGGCTCCGAAGGCACGCTGGGCGTGCTCACCGAAGTCACCGTGCGGCTGCGAGCGAAACGCCCCGCGGAGGCGACCGTCGCCGGCTACTTCGATTCGACGGTCGCGGCGGGCGAGGCGGCCGCGGCGATCCGGGCGGCCGGTGTGGTTCCGTCTGCGCTGGAACTCGTGGACCGGCATTGCCTCGCCGCCGTGGACGCGTGGAAGAACATGGGACTGTCGGCGGACGCGAACGTCGTTCTGCTCGGCCGCAGCGACGTCCCGGGCGGGCACGAGACCGCGGTGATGCTGGAATGCTTCGAGAAAGCCGGTGCGACGTGGGCCGCGCAGTCCACCGACCAGGAGGAGGCGGACGCGCTGTTCGCCGCCCGGCGGCTGGCGTACCCGGCGCTGGAACGGCTCGGCCCGGTGCTCACCGAGGATGTCTGCGTGCCGACCCACCTGGTGCCGGAAATGCTCGCCCGCATCGACCTCGCCGCGGAACGGCACGACACGCAAATCGCCAATATCGCCCACATCGGCGACGGGAATCTGCACCCGCTGCTGATCACGCCGACCGGCGACGACGAGGCGCAGCGCCGGGCGCAGGCGGCTTTCGACGACATCGTCGCCGACGCGCTCGAACTCGGCGGCACGGTCACCGGCGAGCACGGAGTCGGCCTGCTCAAGCAATCCGGGTTGGCCCGGGAGCTGGGCCCGGCTGTCCTCGACCTGCACCGCGCGGTCAAGGAGGCGCTCGACCCGCACCGCATCCTGAATCCGGGAAAGGTGTTCGGCGGTCCCGCTCAGCGGTAA
- a CDS encoding choice-of-anchor P family protein yields the protein MRSALLRGRTLAVAVPALALLATAVAPSAVAAESAAGSAYGASASVSLLPGVLGGKGITIDTGKLAASSTDGPTSASVLDAPLKGLVTAKVISSSANQSGTGGPVTSKASIVDAALPVLAPLAGSTPTARVISSQCKSTSDGITASSELVGLDLGKIGKIPVSTKPNQKLGIDGVLQVIVNEQIKHADGSLTVNALHVKLLGGDVTNALGKGDIVLASSTCAKVAGNPTTTQPGQPGQPTPPANGGGSQVTVVPVGAPETGDGSLAAVTVK from the coding sequence ATGCGTTCTGCCCTGCTGCGCGGACGGACCCTCGCGGTCGCGGTTCCCGCGCTGGCTCTGCTCGCCACCGCCGTCGCCCCGTCGGCGGTCGCCGCCGAGTCGGCTGCCGGTTCGGCTTACGGCGCGTCCGCTTCGGTCTCGCTGCTGCCTGGCGTGCTCGGCGGCAAGGGGATCACCATCGACACCGGCAAGCTCGCCGCGTCCTCGACCGATGGCCCGACGTCGGCCAGCGTCCTCGACGCGCCGCTGAAGGGCCTGGTCACCGCGAAGGTGATCAGCAGCTCGGCGAACCAGTCCGGCACCGGCGGCCCGGTCACCTCGAAGGCCTCGATCGTCGACGCCGCGCTCCCGGTGCTCGCGCCGCTCGCCGGCAGCACCCCGACGGCCCGCGTGATCAGCTCCCAGTGCAAGTCCACCTCGGACGGCATCACCGCTTCGTCCGAGCTGGTCGGCCTCGACCTCGGCAAGATCGGCAAGATCCCGGTGTCGACCAAGCCGAACCAGAAGCTCGGCATCGACGGCGTGCTGCAGGTCATCGTCAACGAGCAGATCAAGCACGCCGACGGCAGCCTCACCGTCAACGCGCTGCACGTGAAGCTGCTCGGCGGCGACGTCACCAACGCGCTCGGCAAGGGCGACATCGTGCTCGCCTCGTCCACCTGCGCCAAGGTCGCCGGCAACCCGACGACCACCCAGCCCGGCCAGCCGGGTCAGCCGACCCCGCCGGCCAACGGCGGCGGCAGCCAGGTGACCGTCGTGCCGGTCGGAGCGCCGGAGACCGGGGACGGCTCACTGGCCGCGGTGACCGTCAAGTGA
- a CDS encoding peptidylprolyl isomerase: protein MKTRWVAFAAAVIAGLSLAVAAPATAAPTAAAPTTAVPTATAPAAAAPAAAAPAAAAPTTAVPTATVPAAAAKPPVVPCTFTPTPDNPAARPVLRPLPFAFTRGSVDVTFHYNYGPVTVRLDRAGAAPCAVANMTSLVLQHFYDRSQCWRLSNSARLGVLQCGDLYEVEKGGPGYKFPDEVTGAETYERGTVAMGNQGPGTNGSEFFIVHSFAHIPAHYSVLGKVVRGMEVLDRMVADGIVPTDPNGPLDGAPRHPVKIRSVSFGW, encoded by the coding sequence ATGAAGACACGCTGGGTCGCGTTCGCGGCCGCCGTCATCGCCGGACTTTCGCTGGCCGTCGCGGCCCCGGCCACCGCCGCTCCCACCGCAGCCGCGCCCACCACCGCCGTCCCCACCGCGACCGCTCCCGCCGCAGCCGCTCCCGCCGCAGCCGCTCCCGCCGCAGCCGCCCCCACCACCGCCGTCCCCACCGCGACCGTCCCCGCAGCAGCCGCGAAACCGCCGGTGGTGCCCTGCACCTTCACCCCGACCCCGGACAACCCGGCGGCCCGGCCGGTGTTGCGCCCGCTGCCGTTCGCGTTCACTCGCGGGAGCGTCGACGTGACGTTCCACTACAACTACGGCCCGGTCACCGTGCGGCTCGACCGCGCCGGCGCGGCTCCCTGTGCGGTGGCGAACATGACCAGCCTGGTGCTGCAGCACTTCTACGACCGGTCGCAGTGCTGGCGGCTGTCGAACTCGGCCCGTCTCGGCGTCCTGCAGTGCGGCGACCTCTACGAGGTCGAAAAGGGCGGCCCTGGGTACAAGTTCCCGGACGAGGTGACCGGCGCGGAGACCTACGAGCGCGGCACGGTCGCGATGGGCAACCAGGGTCCGGGCACGAACGGCAGCGAGTTCTTCATCGTGCACTCGTTCGCGCACATCCCGGCGCACTACTCGGTGCTGGGCAAGGTCGTGCGCGGCATGGAGGTGCTGGACCGGATGGTCGCCGACGGCATTGTCCCGACCGATCCGAACGGCCCGCTCGACGGCGCGCCCAGGCATCCGGTGAAGATCCGCTCGGTCAGCTTCGGCTGGTAG
- a CDS encoding DHA2 family efflux MFS transporter permease subunit, with amino-acid sequence MTTVAAPIDRATWRICWVIVFGAFASGLDASVVTIGLDSISRDLHADLSVTQWVASGYLLALALSLPLTGWLSRRFGAGRVWLVALAAFTVASGLCALAPEVGLLIVFRLLQGLAGGMLIPAGQTVLGQQVGAARLGRVMATLGIAVSVAPALGPLVGGVLLQSLSWPWLFAINLPIGAIGLALGLRYVPRGTPTETHRIDFAGLALVAAGLPLALFAVTSWGESGQLPWPILLPALGLLAWFVLRCRRHPHPLLDFSLYRNRLYRAASLAAAFNGALIFGSGIVVTLYFQIGRQLSFVGTGLSLLGFAGATAAAAPFTGRAVDRYGTAPVALAGAVLAVASTMPFAFLPANAPMAVVQLLLAGYGASVALVSMPMGIAAYKTVSPAKLPDAAAQVTILLRLGGSLGGAAFTVLIANHLPDVAAAFRLGFLAVSVGAGGALAAAWLVARAARNPGRAETMAG; translated from the coding sequence GTGACCACCGTCGCCGCGCCGATCGACCGGGCCACCTGGCGGATCTGCTGGGTGATCGTGTTCGGCGCGTTCGCCAGCGGACTGGACGCGTCCGTCGTCACCATCGGCCTCGACTCGATCAGCCGCGACCTGCACGCGGATCTTTCGGTGACGCAATGGGTCGCGAGCGGGTACCTGCTCGCGCTCGCCCTGTCGCTCCCGCTGACCGGCTGGCTCTCGCGGCGATTCGGCGCCGGGCGGGTGTGGCTCGTCGCGCTCGCCGCGTTCACCGTCGCGTCCGGGCTGTGCGCGCTGGCGCCGGAGGTCGGGCTGCTGATCGTTTTCCGGCTGCTGCAGGGGCTGGCCGGCGGGATGCTGATCCCGGCCGGGCAAACCGTGCTGGGCCAACAGGTCGGCGCGGCCCGGCTCGGGCGGGTGATGGCGACGCTGGGGATCGCGGTGAGTGTCGCGCCCGCGCTCGGACCGCTCGTCGGCGGCGTGCTTCTGCAGTCGCTTTCCTGGCCGTGGCTGTTCGCGATCAACCTGCCGATCGGCGCGATCGGCTTGGCGCTTGGGCTTCGCTACGTACCGCGCGGGACGCCGACCGAGACGCACCGGATCGATTTCGCCGGTCTCGCGCTGGTCGCGGCGGGACTGCCGCTGGCACTGTTCGCGGTGACGTCCTGGGGCGAGTCCGGACAGCTGCCCTGGCCGATTCTCCTGCCCGCACTGGGTTTGCTGGCCTGGTTCGTCCTGCGCTGCCGTCGGCACCCGCATCCGCTGCTGGACTTTTCCTTGTACCGCAACCGGCTTTACCGGGCCGCCAGCCTCGCCGCCGCGTTCAACGGCGCACTGATCTTCGGCAGCGGGATCGTAGTGACGCTGTACTTCCAGATCGGCAGGCAGCTGAGTTTCGTCGGCACCGGCTTGAGCCTGCTCGGATTCGCCGGTGCCACGGCGGCAGCGGCCCCGTTCACCGGTCGGGCGGTCGACCGATACGGCACCGCGCCGGTCGCGTTGGCCGGCGCGGTGCTGGCGGTGGCGAGCACGATGCCGTTCGCGTTTCTCCCCGCGAACGCACCGATGGCGGTGGTTCAGCTGCTGCTGGCCGGATACGGGGCTTCGGTGGCGCTGGTGAGCATGCCGATGGGGATCGCGGCGTACAAAACCGTCTCGCCGGCGAAACTTCCCGACGCCGCCGCTCAGGTGACCATCCTGCTGCGGCTGGGCGGATCGCTCGGCGGCGCCGCGTTCACGGTGCTGATCGCGAACCATCTGCCAGACGTCGCCGCGGCGTTCCGGCTGGGATTCCTGGCAGTGAGCGTCGGTGCGGGCGGCGCGCTGGCCGCGGCGTGGCTGGTGGCCCGAGCTGCCCGGAATCCGGGCAGAGCTGAGACTATGGCCGGATGA
- a CDS encoding DUF2631 domain-containing protein: MAGKAVEKRPEVDPRDEPSAEWGWHGTFPKATRIAGWVSAIILLVMIKGNHENNTENVWLVGLSAFIVLLLLLDLRKRRTAWRK, from the coding sequence GTGGCAGGCAAGGCGGTCGAGAAGCGCCCCGAGGTCGACCCGCGCGACGAGCCGTCCGCGGAGTGGGGCTGGCACGGCACGTTCCCGAAGGCCACCCGCATCGCGGGCTGGGTCTCGGCGATCATCCTGCTGGTGATGATCAAGGGCAACCACGAGAACAACACGGAGAACGTGTGGCTCGTCGGGCTCTCCGCGTTCATCGTGCTGCTCCTGCTGCTCGACCTGCGCAAGCGCCGCACCGCCTGGCGCAAGTAA
- a CDS encoding TetR/AcrR family transcriptional regulator has protein sequence MRTDKQRALLDGALRVFARDGYARASIDVLAAEAGVSSRTIYNHYGDKAGLFRAVILDSSDRVAERQTAIADALLGRIVDLEADLVEFGLRWAKRDPDTEPHWALVRQVQADLDHIDPETVAAWKDRGPGRVRRALAGHLRRLAAEGLLELPDPSLAAVHLVQLTAGSVAADPDADPDAVIRSGVGVFLRAYRAGATSRS, from the coding sequence GTGAGGACGGACAAACAGCGCGCACTGCTCGACGGCGCCCTGCGCGTGTTCGCGCGGGACGGCTACGCCCGCGCGAGCATCGACGTGCTCGCCGCCGAGGCGGGAGTCTCGTCGCGGACGATCTACAACCACTACGGCGACAAGGCCGGGTTGTTCCGCGCGGTGATCCTGGACAGCTCCGACCGGGTCGCCGAACGCCAGACCGCGATCGCCGACGCGCTGCTCGGCCGGATCGTCGACCTGGAAGCCGACCTCGTCGAATTCGGGCTGCGGTGGGCGAAACGGGACCCGGACACCGAGCCGCACTGGGCTCTGGTGCGTCAGGTCCAGGCCGACCTCGACCACATCGACCCGGAAACGGTGGCAGCGTGGAAGGACCGCGGTCCAGGCCGGGTGCGCCGCGCGCTGGCCGGCCATCTGCGCCGGCTCGCCGCCGAGGGGCTGCTCGAACTGCCGGACCCGTCGCTGGCCGCCGTCCACCTGGTACAGCTCACCGCGGGCAGCGTGGCCGCGGACCCGGACGCCGACCCGGACGCGGTGATCCGGTCCGGGGTCGGCGTCTTCCTGCGGGCTTACCGAGCCGGGGCTACCAGCCGAAGCTGA
- a CDS encoding class F sortase, with protein MTRSRFGLFALLLAFIANFALLGCGSADQTPPAAAPASSASAAQVAEPVSLDVPSIDAHSSLVPLGLNDDKTVQVPPVDQPLQAGWYHFGPKPGQVGPAVVLGHIDGNHQKGIFWRLHEMKQGDKIIVGRKDGSKASFTVTKVDQIAKKTFPTEAVYGNTSDAQIRLITCGGAFDPEKHSYLDNIIVYGTLDS; from the coding sequence GTGACCCGTTCCCGGTTCGGGCTTTTCGCGCTCCTGCTGGCTTTTATCGCCAACTTCGCGCTGCTCGGCTGCGGTTCGGCGGACCAGACTCCGCCGGCCGCGGCCCCGGCGAGTTCCGCCTCGGCCGCGCAGGTCGCGGAGCCGGTTTCGCTTGACGTGCCCAGCATCGACGCGCACTCGTCGCTGGTCCCGCTCGGCCTCAACGACGACAAGACCGTCCAGGTGCCGCCGGTCGACCAGCCGCTGCAAGCCGGCTGGTACCACTTCGGCCCCAAGCCGGGCCAGGTCGGTCCGGCGGTCGTCCTCGGCCACATCGACGGCAACCACCAGAAGGGCATCTTCTGGCGGCTGCACGAGATGAAGCAGGGCGACAAGATCATCGTCGGCCGCAAGGACGGCTCGAAGGCCAGCTTCACGGTGACCAAGGTCGACCAGATCGCGAAGAAGACCTTCCCCACCGAAGCGGTCTACGGCAACACCAGCGACGCGCAGATCCGCCTCATCACCTGCGGCGGCGCGTTCGACCCGGAAAAGCACAGCTATCTCGACAACATCATCGTGTACGGCACGCTCGACAGCTGA
- a CDS encoding GreA/GreB family elongation factor produces the protein MPVSAPRPWLTADAHARLTAELADLQREPDDGASEQDRLDRRQHRQARIRQLQELVQDAVIGEDPPDDGIAEPGMVLTVRYEDGGGTETFLLGSRDEAGDVAVCSPDSPLGQALDGAKPGEEREYEVPSGAVVRVTLVAAHPYGRFRSRS, from the coding sequence ATGCCTGTCTCCGCACCGCGCCCTTGGCTGACCGCCGACGCGCACGCTCGCCTCACCGCCGAACTCGCCGACCTGCAGCGCGAACCCGATGACGGCGCTTCCGAACAGGACCGGCTCGACCGTCGGCAGCACCGCCAGGCCCGGATCCGCCAGCTGCAAGAGCTGGTGCAGGACGCCGTGATCGGCGAAGACCCACCGGACGACGGCATCGCCGAACCCGGGATGGTCCTGACCGTGCGCTACGAAGACGGCGGCGGCACGGAAACCTTCCTCCTCGGCTCCCGCGACGAGGCAGGCGACGTCGCGGTCTGCTCGCCGGACTCGCCGCTCGGACAGGCACTCGACGGCGCGAAACCGGGGGAGGAGCGCGAGTACGAGGTGCCGAGCGGGGCGGTGGTGCGGGTGACGCTGGTCGCGGCGCATCCGTACGGCCGCTTTCGGAGCCGCTCCTGA